From a single Brassica oleracea var. oleracea cultivar TO1000 chromosome C5, BOL, whole genome shotgun sequence genomic region:
- the LOC106293914 gene encoding organic cation/carnitine transporter 6: protein MADQSEPLLLSADDSDVDHKTRPEALSFDNIVEQSLSDFGFWQLFQVILVGVALFFDAQQIFITVYTDAYPTWHCLNHTICDHSTSDICRLPRSAWEWDGGSKDKTVISDFGLECSSSLLRGMPTSAFYIGGIVGGFVLALIPDDSLGRKKLVLFSTFAMSITSISVIFSTNVWIYTTLKFIIGFSRSQTWSYALVLISERVSTRWRPRATMIPFTFFVLGFMSLSGIAYLAQHSSWRFLYLYTVVPAIFYCIFLCIFALESPRWLHMQGNDEEAINVLKSMSSKNKPYLESLVSQLPPEQETSEELPRYSIKDFFFRKWAFRRIVVVMIILFGLGISYYGVPLAARDIDVNIYLSETLNAVVELPTFIITPIILERFNRRSSVLVNTLLGGASGVLCFVLSLLGKTGIAFAFELATFFCARIGFNLMAVYMVEMFPTCVRSSATMMFRQALVVGGACCPLIASIGRDLPSVSFAIFGVAMSGFGLFVLVLPETKGSSLCDTMEEQEKRNQTINTSHC, encoded by the coding sequence ATGGCTGATCAGTCAGAACCATTGCTGTTGTCTGCCGATGATTCCGACGTCGACCACAAAACCAGACCAGAAGCTTTAAGTTTCGACAACATTGTCGAACAGAGTCTATCAGATTTTGGGTTCTGGCAACTCTTCCAGGTAATCCTCGTTGGAGTCGCTTTGTTCTTCGATGCTCAGCAGATATTCATCACCGTTTACACAGACGCATACCCCACGTGGCACTGTCTTAACCACACGATCTGCGATCATTCCACTTCCGACATCTGCCGGCTCCCAAGATCAGCCTGGGAATGGGACGGTGGCTCCAAGGACAAAACCGTCATTTCAGATTTTGGACTCGAGTGCTCGAGCTCATTACTCAGAGGTATGCCTACCTCTGCTTTCTACATCGGTGGCATTGTTGGTGGATTCGTTCTAGCTTTAATCCCAGATGATTCCTTGGGCCGCAAGAAACTAGTATTGTTCTCAACCTTTGCAATGTCAATCACTTCAATCTCTGTTATTTTCTCAACCAACGTATGGATCTACACAACGCTAAAGTTTATCATCGGGTTCTCGAGATCACAGACATGGTCATACGCGCTGGTTCTAATCAGTGAGCGAGTCTCCACCAGATGGAGACCGAGAGCTACGATGATTCCATTTACCTTTTTCGTTTTAGGGTTTATGTCATTGTCTGGAATCGCGTACCTTGCTCAACACTCTTCATGGAGATTTCTGTATCTATACACAGTCGTTCCCGCAATATTCTACTGTATCTTCCTCTGCATATTCGCACTCGAATCACCTCGGTGGCTTCACATGCAAGGAAACGATGAAGAAGCTATTAATGTTCTCAAAAGCATGTCATCGAAGAACAAACCCTACTTGGAATCACTAGTTTCTCAGTTACCTCCGGAGCAAGAAACCTCCGAAGAACTGCCAAGGTACTCGATTAAGGACTTCTTCTTCCGAAAGTGGGCTTTTCGGAGGATTGTAGTTGTTATGATCATATTGTTTGGGTTGGGAATATCATACTATGGAGTTCCACTAGCAGCTAGAGATATAGACGTCAACATCTACTTGAGCGAAACCCTAAACGCAGTGGTGGAGTTGCCTACTTTCATTATCACGCCGATCATATTAGAGAGGTTTAACAGAAGAAGCTCTGTTCTAGTGAATACCTTACTAGGTGGAGCCTCGGGAGTGCTTTGTTTCGTTCTCAGCCTTCTCGGGAAAACAGGGATTGCGTTTGCGTTTGAGCTAGCGACATTTTTCTGTGCAAGAATCGGATTCAACCTAATGGCGGTTTATATGGTTGAAATGTTTCCTACTTGTGTAAGAAGTTCCGCGACAATGATGTTTAGACAGGCTCTTGTCGTTGGAGGAGCTTGTTGTCCGCTCATTGCTTCCATTGGGAGAGATTTACCATCAGTATCCTTTGCGATTTTCGGAGTTGCCATGTCAGGTTTTGGATTGTTCGTTTTGGTTCTACCCGAGACAAAAGGTTCAAGCCTCTGTGATACAATGGAAGAACAAGAGAAGAGAAATCAAACCATAAACACTAGCCATTGTTGA